One Prevotella sp. E2-28 genomic window, TAGTAAGATAACCTTTGCCAAGCAGTTCGATGTTTAGCAAATGGCTGATGAAAGTGCCGACATAACTGCCAATGATACCTATGAAAAGGTTCATGCAGCATCCTTTGCCCTCACCGCTCATAATGCGGTTGGCAATATAGCCGAT contains:
- a CDS encoding GlsB/YeaQ/YmgE family stress response membrane protein, with product MFERIADFTTWPILTGICIGYIANRIMSGEGKGCCMNLFIGIIGSYVGTFISHLLNIELLGKGYLTNFVFCVVGAVAVLWLWKKLFD